TATCCTTCCTCATATACTGCTGCCACACCGCCGGCCTCCACATGCTCCTGAATGCGCGGATTGTGGTCATTCATCGAGAAATAGGCCACCCGGCAATCCACGGTGCGGCCCATCTCATATACCAGGTCGTCGTCGGCATTAAGCACGGCCCAGCCGTTTTTGCGCACGGTGCGGGGCAGCACGCCCTTCACGGCGGCCATTTCCTCCACGGTATAAATGTCGCGCATGCCCAGGTGGTCGGCCGCTACGTTGGTCACTACCGCAATATCACAGGTATGAAAGCCCAGGCCCGAGCGCAGCATGCCGCCGCGGGCCGTTTCGAGCACGGCGTAGTTCACGGTCGGGTCGCGCAGCACAAACTCGGCGCTCTGCCCGCCCGTGCAGTCGCCCTTTTGCAGCTGAACCCCCTGAATATAAATGCCATCGGTGGTCGTAAAGCCAACTTTATAGCCCTTGCTGGCCACCATATGCGCAATAAGACGCGTGGTCGTGGTCTTGCCGTTGGTGCCGGTAATAGCGATAATCGGAATGCGCCCCGACGCGCCGGGCGGAAACAGCATATCGACTACCGGCGCGGCCACGTTGCGCGGCAGGCCCTCGGTGGGGGAGATGTGCATCCGGAAGCCCGGCGCCGCGTTCACCTCAATGACGGCGCCCCGCGTCTGGTTGAGTGGAATGGCAATATCGCTGGTTAGCAGGTCGATGCCGCAGATGTCGAGGCCTACAATGCCGGCCACGCGCTCGGCCAGCAGCACGTTGTAGGGGTCTACCAGGTCGGTCACGTCGGTAGCCGTGCCGCCGGTGCTGATGTTGGCGGTGCTCTTAAGATACACTGTCTCGCCGGCCGACAGCACCGATGCCAGGCTCAGCTCGCGGCCTTTCAGGATGTCGAGCGTGTGCTGGTCGGCCTTGATGGCAGTGAGTACTTTTTCGTGGCCCACACCCCGGCGCGGGTCCTCGTTTATCTTGTCAATGAGCTGCTGAATAGTGTGCTGGCCATCGCCGGTGACGGCGGCCGGCGTGCGCTTGGCCGCCGCAATCAGGCGGCCGTTCACCACCAACAGGCGGTAGTCGTCGCCCTCTACAAACTGCTCCACAATAACGGCCCGTGAGTATTCCTTGGCGGCTTTCAGGCCCTCCACGGCATCTTCCCAGTTGGTGATGCGAATGGTGGCACCCTTGCCGTGGTTGCCGTCGAGGGGCTTGGTCACGATGGGGAAGCCCAGTTCCTCAATGGCCTCGCGCAGGCCTTCTTCTGAGTAAACCGTGGTGCCGCGCGGCACCGGCACGCCGCCATCTTCGAGCATGGCCTTGGTGCGGTTTTTATTGCCGGCCACCTCCACGCCCGCGTGCGAAGTAAGATTGGTGGTGGTAGCCCAGATGCGCCGCTGGTTTACGCCGTAGCCGAGCTGAATTATGGAACTGTTTTTCAGCTGAATATACGGAATATTGCGCATGGCAGCCTCCGTCACGATGCTCTGGGTGCTGGGGCCGAAATATTCATCTTCCCGAATATCGTGCAGCTC
The sequence above is drawn from the Hymenobacter baengnokdamensis genome and encodes:
- the cphA gene encoding cyanophycin synthetase, which gives rise to MKIIDLRTMRGPSYWSVKHYRLIVSKVDLQEFAGEWSNTIDGFAERLTALLPEIGQPQLSGRPSSKQLAKHPPLTQEQLADGEPLGHVIQHVALELQRLAGMPVYWGKSYPAREEGVEYVVFAYQEERAGRYAAQAAVELVEALCQGEEFHLKPVIDELHDIREDEYFGPSTQSIVTEAAMRNIPYIQLKNSSIIQLGYGVNQRRIWATTTNLTSHAGVEVAGNKNRTKAMLEDGGVPVPRGTTVYSEEGLREAIEELGFPIVTKPLDGNHGKGATIRITNWEDAVEGLKAAKEYSRAVIVEQFVEGDDYRLLVVNGRLIAAAKRTPAAVTGDGQHTIQQLIDKINEDPRRGVGHEKVLTAIKADQHTLDILKGRELSLASVLSAGETVYLKSTANISTGGTATDVTDLVDPYNVLLAERVAGIVGLDICGIDLLTSDIAIPLNQTRGAVIEVNAAPGFRMHISPTEGLPRNVAAPVVDMLFPPGASGRIPIIAITGTNGKTTTTRLIAHMVASKGYKVGFTTTDGIYIQGVQLQKGDCTGGQSAEFVLRDPTVNYAVLETARGGMLRSGLGFHTCDIAVVTNVAADHLGMRDIYTVEEMAAVKGVLPRTVRKNGWAVLNADDDLVYEMGRTVDCRVAYFSMNDHNPRIQEHVEAGGVAAVYEEGYITIYKNSYKLRIDRAAEFPVTFGGRATFNIENSLAAALAGYLAGFDKDEIKTALRTFVPSATKTPGRMNVYKFPRFEVIVDYAHNTAGITKYAEFMNATPATRKIGVVSGLGDRRDEDTLGFARIAGRIFDEVILRQDRDLRGKSAEFLREIMTRGLRLDKPDLPIEYIENEMDVIDHVLATAPDGAVITLFTENISGTLQKLDEYEASLKNG